The genomic window tgctttattttatgtttttttttcattaatatgttTACTTTGATACTTTGTTGACACAACAATTGGTCCCTAAGCCCAgattaaaatttgtgaaaagctCAAAAGGAACACAAAAACACAAAACGATAATAGAAGAAATTTTAGTTAAATGTGTAGTCAATTGTCCTCTTGTAAAGAAGTGATAGAAAGATTCAATTATGTTTTTCATCTTCTCCATGGCATTTCTGAAAGATTCGAGgatgttttatatattaaagaTATAAACTGCTTGTTTGCATTTTATTCTAATTCACCtatgtttattaaataaaattaaagagtaaataaaatttctatggTCTATGTAtgaagtcaattttttttttttaaaaaaaaaataatcatatcatGATTGGTATTAACAAAATGAATAATCTATAcctaaaatcatcaaattttctaaattatatatCATCATATAACCTTAATTTCTCTTAAAAGGATAATAAATTAGTACGAGTGAAATAAAATTCTGACATTCCATCATCAATAAATACaactaaaaatagttaaaagaagtaaaaaattatatataaataattaaaaaaagtaaaatgtttCGTCGTTTTATCTTTAATAACATCATAGTGAACAAATGATAAAATACAAATGTatcaatattttgtattttatgaagtaaaaagttattaatatgttattattaaaaaagatcaattatatattaaagagtgaaatataattttttttatttttttttattttttctttattaactttatattttacaatttttattcacattttattaaatttatagcTTTATGATTTTGTTGTTTGGTGATGACAtaaatatgtgtatatataagCATAATCAAAGTCAACATGGCATAAATGGTTATGGTCTTCATCCTCTGcttgtttgaattttattaaaaaaaaaaaaaggaaaaaagaaaaaatcaaatcaacccGTGGGCCCATGCATTTTAAATgataattgaaaatgttgacAACGCTTTGTTTAAGGGCAAGAGTACTGAGGCGTGCTCATTTCTTAAGGTGTTATAATATAAACTAGAAATTCTCTAAATATATCGTGAGATGGCAGGACATAAGCTCGAACCTCTTTAATGTATGTGCTTTTAAAAACTCGATTGGTGAAGTATtacctaaaatttatttcaaatctcAAGTTGAGAAATTGTCATTCTTAATACAAGCACTCCAATCAATTAAAGCCAATAAAAATTACAGTAGCTTCATGGTATGGCACCTTACACACAATCCAAATATACTCATCTTTACACACAATATAAGCACAaaggattatttatttatttatttttttgtctcttTAATTTGGATGTTTATTTCTGCAATCCACCCTGTGCACACTTAGCATCCAGAAATTCAAACATTTGCAAGAAGTTTCAGTTGAGTCCGACCATTCTTCAAAATCTTAtcctacaaaaacaaaaacaaaaaaaaaataaaaaataagtgaatcTAAATATTTAACTTATATGCGAACAACAATTCATGAACGTTATCAATCATAACAGATTCTAATAAGTAGCTGCAAAGGATACATGTAAACTAGAGTTATTTAcaatttatataatgaaaatgTAAACAAATTAATTCCAATTTGAAGTAATATTTAGAAATGTGTACCCATAAACAAACAACTAATCCAAATTCTTTAGAGTTGTATGCCCAAGTTAAGATAATGTAGACAAAGTGTAAAATAAGTTCATTTTTAgcattttcataataattctCCAAAGTAGGTATTTTCATGTTCTAAATTTCTCAagagtaaaataattttgaaaataaacatGCATGTAAGAGATGGTTTTAATTAagtttcattgtaaaaataaaaaatcaagagaCAGAAATATTAGGTCCTTATCTCtagaacaaataataaataaaaagattgagATAATAGTAGTGATGCATCAAGTATGTTATTGGATCCAAAAGTTATGCCTTAATCTGTTTTACAAACATGTATTTTAGGATATGGAAAGAGAAAATAGGATCAACATTaagaaaagttattttatttggaGTTTTATTAATAGTTTCTTTTTAAACTATAACTAAATTCATTGGGGTGAGTAATGCGTGAGGTaacgaaaaaaataaaacaaaagtggaaataaaaataaattttatccacttataacaaaaaaaacgTGAACATGAAAACACATGAGACATTTGAAACTTTGTCCCAAAAAAGAAGGCAGTACCTGAGAAAGCATCGGAGAAGAAGgtcatcttctcattttttccCAACCACGAGGTCTCTTTGAAGTAGGGAGTGAAAGTGAGTTGAATGCTTTCATCCTCCCACTGCAAACATTGCCACCACTCCAGTGTCCCTTCAATTGTCTTCAAACTGTTTCTTGCACTGTTTGAATCTAATGGCAGCTTCCTTAAGTTTGGGCATTTTGTCACGTAGAGGGTTTTCAAGGAAGGGAATGACAAAGCTCGTCTGCTGATGCTCCTTAGATTTGGTACAAGATACAAGTACAAACCTTTGAGTCTTGAGAATATGCCAAGATTTTTAGGGACCCCACTCGCATCACCTATCACTTCTTTCATGGATTCACATTCATGTACAGAAAGATGTTCAAGACTTGGGATGTAAATAATCCATGTCAAGTCCAACAACTTTGGAAGTTTATCAACACATACAATTTGGAGGTTGTAGAAAATTGAGTTTGGGATATAATCTGCTACAAATCCTCGTCTACCCCTCTCATTTTCTAGATTGACTTTTATGTCTTGTAGCTCCCCACATCTATATATTGTAAGGCTACGTAGATGTTTGATTCTTGGCAATTGAAGTATGCTCATACCTTCCAAGTTCCAAAGGtgtaaacacctcataacattTTGTAATTTTTGAGAGTTCAATAACTTTTGGAAAGACAGAGCACCTACAATGGGCAAAGAGACCCAATTTATGTTGTCCAACCCTTCTAACTCCTCTAATAATGCTTTATTATCCTCATGTAAATAAATAGCCTTATCATCCTTCCTTGAATATTTGGCTTCCTCCTTGTCTATGGGTGACGAAATATCATTTCTTTTTGACAAGATATATTCAAATCTTATGCTAAAAACTCTCAACATTAAGAGATGTGATATTACttccttaaaaattatttcaagacaACTATGTAATATAAGATATCTTAGGCTTTTCAAAGTCACAAGCTCCGCAGACAATTCTCTTAGATCTGTATTTGACAAATTGAGATATTGCAATGAAACTAATTTACCAATTCCAGTAGGTAATTTAGTTATTCTAGCATTTGACAAATCCAGAACTTTTATAACCGGCATGAAATGGAAGAATCCACTCGGAAATGTTTCCAGGCCTCCATTCCTAACAATTAAAGTCAAGAGATTGGGAAAAGATGGTGGTATAGTGAGTTCTTCCAAACTACTTGTCGACAGGTATAGCCGATGTGCCTCTTTCCACTTTGAAACTTGGTAAACTTCCATAGTATCAACTTCTTCTACCAAGATTATGTTCTTATTGCCCCTATATTCTGAAGCTAACCATAAAGCCATATCACGAATGACATCATGCATTTTAACACTATCAAATTCACCATTCTCGAATAGACATACTGTCTTTAGATGCTCAATGATGTGGTGCCCTTGGTTTAATGCTTCATCTATGCTAACATATTCATCCAGAAACCCTTCTCCAATCCAAAGGAATATAAGATCCTGATAAAAAAATACATGGTCCTCCGGGAATATAGCAAGATATAAAAAACAAGTCTTGATGGTGTCATTTGGCAAGTTATCGTAACTGAATTTGAGGACCGGAAATACATGATCTCCCATACCTGAAAACTTTGATGGATAAGTCTGCAACATTAGTATGGCTCGCTCCCATTCTTGTGGTGTGCTCTTGCCGACCATAGCTCTCCCAATAGTGATGAGTGCAAGTGGTAAACCTTCGCACTCTTTAGCAGCAGTTTCAGCCAGCTGGGGTATATCTGGATGTGAATTTAGAGTGGTCTCTCCAACCTTCTCCTTGAACAAATTGATGGCCTCCTCTTCTATCAAACACTCAACCTTAATGCTTTTTTGAGCTTCCATATCGCGACAAACATCCAGAGAACGGGTTGTTAATATTACTTTGGACTTGTTTTGGGAATTAGGAGAAGGAACCCCCACTTTTTGGAGATGAAGCCGCTCCCATACATCATCTAGCAGCATCACAAACCTTTTTGCCTTCAAGACATTGAAAATTTCTGCTGCTTTTTCATCCTCAGTTCTGTTTCTCCATCTCTTATCCGGGATGTCTAACTTGTTGCGAATGACTTCTTGTACTTTTTCCACACTTGCTGGCCTGGATACTACAACCCAAATGGCCACTTCAAAGTCATTGCATGTTTTGAAGTACTCATTATTGACTTTGGTCACGAGGGTAGTTTTCCCGGCACCCCCCATACCATACAATCCAATAATTCCCAGTTGTTCATCTTGGATGCATCTGCAAACCTCTGCATACATCCGATCCAATCCTACAGTCTTCTCAATTGGCCGCTCATCCACCGCAGCTCTAGGCAGCCTATCAGCCACATCGCTGAAACACCCTTTGCTCCTCAGTTTAGTGACGGCACCAAGCTTTTTACTTGTTATCTTCCCCATCTTGTTGCTTGACCGGCAGTTCTTGGGACAGCAGGTTCCGAGGCATTTCTGCTGGATTTCCTGATCACCTTTCTGCAGTATCTCCCTGACTTCCTTTTCCAAGACTTGTACTCTGTGGAGCCACCCATCCACTTCATGTGTCCGTCTCATCTCGCGGTCTTCCTCAGCACGATCCACCTTATTCTTCACATCTTCAGCCACGGTCTTCAGATCCTCCATGGCGTTTCTCAAAGATTCAAGGGTTTCTTGCAGATCAGTGAGATAAGCAGCACGTTTGGCAGTGCAATCCCATAAACGAGAGGCAGCATCAAGGATTGGGCTCACAAAATCCATGGCTTGTAGGAGATCACAGAAACAAAACTCagaaagaagaaagaggagAAATCGGTGATGAGTTGCTGATAGAGGTGAGACTAATGAATGGTTGAAATTTGTTCACAAAGCAAAAAATCTAGTGTGGGGCACTTCATTTAAGAGTTCAGCCTTATCGTGGACTCCAGCACCCATGAATTTGGACCGTTTTAAGGGgattttgaaagtgattttaaaaaacattttttttaacaatataaccATTCAAAAAATCTCCAAATAATTCCTACTTTAATCATATGATAACTCTTTTATTAGGTGACATTTTATAAGACCAGTAATTTTATGGAGGATATTAGCACAAAGGgacatcatttttaatttattttagcaCAATGATAATCTTTTTTAAGAAggattttttcataataaacaaaaataaaagctcgcctaaaaatgatacaaaaacAAGTTCAATATCATGTTTCTTAAAAGGGTTATGCTAGGTTATCGAAAAGTGCTTTTCCATACCCACTTTTTTAGGCTAATAGGGTAGAGACACATGAcatgtaaaattaaaaagaaaaaaaacaaaaccacttCTTCAGGTCACCCAACCGGTTGCCATGGGAATTAATCCTATGCAACACACATTGTTAGATCTATTACATTAAccaattataaatttgtttaatgtaattattttgtttggaaaattttttttacgaaacaaaaaaactaaagaaaaatttgaaaaaataaattatagtttatttatttttgtactataaagtgattaaaccccacataaaaattaaatttaaaataaaccaaaaaaaaaaataataatttggtgatataatctataaattaaggaaaagtaaatttaatttattttaacatcaaataatttgttgacaaaatttgatgaatatttgaagtgtgaaaagcaatataattggtttatgaagttaaaaaaatgggtaaactagaaataaattttataaaatatatattaaattaaaattaaattagttgtgtactaattattaattgagaatatatgactaaattatttcttagcttttcaaaaaaattggttgaaatattgaaaatacgaAAAAAGGTATAATTACTAATAATATGGAAATCCAAACCCCTAATTGATTTTTTCggtaaattttcattttgaatttttcgATCCATTTCACACCCTCAAAATGtactgaattttttagtatttttggatttgaatttttccggaaatcatttgaccacctcctaagtgtaatgaacttatttaaacaatatctaagtcatatgaagtctcgaaaatattttaaaaacttcaaacaagtggagaattgggagggtatgaagaatgtgagaattcctcacattcttcatacccttatgaattttttaatatttttggatttagatttttccggatatcatttgaccgtctcctaagtgtaataaacctatttaaactATATCCAAGTAATATGAagtccaaaaaaattttaaaaaaacttcaaacaagtgaaaaattgggagggtacgaagaatgtgaggattcctcacattcttcgtacccttgctaatttttttagtatttttggatttggatttttccggataccatttgaccacctcctaagtgtaacgaacctatttaaacaacatccaatccatatgaagtcccaaaaaattttcaaaagtgcaaagaagtggagaatagggagggtatgaagaatgtgaggattcctcacatacttcgtacccttgttaattttttagtatttttggatttcgatttttccggaaatcatttcaccacatcctaagtgtaatgaacctatttaaacattATCCAAGCCATAttaagtcccaaaaaattttaaaaacttcaaacaagtggagaattgggagggtatgaagaatgtgagaattcctcacattcttcgtacctttgtgaattttttagtatttttggatttggattttttcagatatcatttgaccacttcctaagtgtaatgaacctatttaaacaacatccaacccatatgaagtcctaaaaaattttaaaaactccaaagaagtggagaattgggagggtacgaagaatgtgaggattcctcacactcttcgtacccttgttaatttttctgtattattgaatttggatttttccggaaatcatttgaccacctcctaagtgtaatgaacctatttgaACAACATTCAACCCATATAAAGTcccaacaaatttaaaaaacttcaaacaagtggagaattgggagggtacaaagaatgtaaggattcctcacattcttcgtaccgttattaattttttagtatttttggatttggattttttcggatatcatttgatcaccttctaagtgtaatgaacctatttcaacaacatccaagccatatgatgtcccaaaaaatttaaaaaactccaaagaagtggagaattggtagggtacgaagaatgtgagaattcctcacattcttcgtacccttgtgaattttttagtatttttggatttggatttttccggatatcatttgaccacctcctaagtgtaatgaacctatttaaacaacatccaacccatatgaagtcctaacaaattttaaaaactccaaagaagtggagaattgggagggtacgaagaatgtgaggattcctcacatacttcgtacccttgtgaattttttagtatttttgggtttagatttttctggaaatcatttgaccacctcctaagtgtaatgaacctatttaaactaTATCCAAGTAGTATgaagtcaaaaaaaaatttaaaaagcttcaaaaaagtgaagaattgggagggtacgaagaatgtgaggattcctcacattctttgtatccttgttatttttttagtatttttggatttggatttttttggatatcatttaaccacctcctaagtataacggacctatttaaacaatatccaagccatatgaagtcccaaaaaattttaaaaagtgcaaagaagtggagaattgggagggtacaaagaatgtgaggattcctcacatacttcgtacccttgtgaattttttagtatttttggatttggatttttccagaAATCATTTCAACACCTCCTatgtgtaatgaacctatttaaacaatatgcaAACCATATGAAgtctcaaaaaattttaaaatcttcaaacaagtttagaattgggagggtacgaagaatgtgatgaTTCCTTACATACTTCGTACCCTagtgaattttttagtaattttggatttagatttttccggaaatcatttgaccacctcctaagtgtaatgaacctatttaaactaTATCCAAGTAATATGatgtccaaattttttttaaaaaactttaaacaagtgaagaattgggagggtacgaagaatgtgaggattcctcacattcttcgtacccttgttaatgttttagtatttttggatttggatttttccggatatcatttgaccacctcctaagtgtaacgaacctatttaaacaacatccaagccatatgaagtcccaaaaaattttaaaaagtgcaaagaagtggagaattgggaggatacgaagaatgtaatGATTCCTCACAtacttcgtacccttgtgaattttttagtatttttggatttggatttttctggaaatcatttcaccacctcctaagtgtaaagaacctatttaaacaatatccaagctatatgaagtcccaaaaatttttaaaaacttcaaacaagtggagaattgggagggtacgaagaatgtgagaattccgcacattcttcgtacccttgtgaattttttagtattattggatttggatttttccagatatcatttgaccacctcctaagtgtaatgaacctatttaaacaacatccaacccatatgaagtcctaaatttttttaaaaagagcaaataagtggagaattgagagggtacgaagaatgtgaggatttctcacatacttcgtacccttgttaatttttttatatttttgaatttggatttttccggaaatcatttgacAACCTTCTAactgtaatgaacctatttaaagaacatccaaaccatatgaagtcccaacaaattttaaaaacttcaaacaagtggagaattgggagggtacaaagaatgtgaggat from Vitis vinifera cultivar Pinot Noir 40024 chromosome 9, ASM3070453v1 includes these protein-coding regions:
- the LOC100261679 gene encoding probable disease resistance protein At1g52660 codes for the protein MDFVSPILDAASRLWDCTAKRAAYLTDLQETLESLRNAMEDLKTVAEDVKNKVDRAEEDREMRRTHEVDGWLHRVQVLEKEVREILQKGDQEIQQKCLGTCCPKNCRSSNKMGKITSKKLGAVTKLRSKGCFSDVADRLPRAAVDERPIEKTVGLDRMYAEVCRCIQDEQLGIIGLYGMGGAGKTTLVTKVNNEYFKTCNDFEVAIWVVVSRPASVEKVQEVIRNKLDIPDKRWRNRTEDEKAAEIFNVLKAKRFVMLLDDVWERLHLQKVGVPSPNSQNKSKVILTTRSLDVCRDMEAQKSIKVECLIEEEAINLFKEKVGETTLNSHPDIPQLAETAAKECEGLPLALITIGRAMVGKSTPQEWERAILMLQTYPSKFSG